GTGTCCCTACTGCTGGTCGGTCCTCGGCCCGACGGCCGGTCGTGGCTCGGCAAGCCGCTGCCCGGCTCCGGGCTTCTTCCGAAGCTCCCGGCCAGGGCGGACTCAAGGGCAGTGAGAGACGACCTCGGCGCTTGCTGCCGCCATGCATACTACGGGCCCGCCAAGGGGTGACGGAGGCCGCCGGCCGATCACGAGTCGGCTACGCGGAGTCCGGTAGCAGATGCTTTGCACCCCACTCCCCCAGGGACTCCAGGGCCGCGTTCAGGCTCTGCCCCAGCGGGGTCAGGGAGTACTCGACGCGCGGCGGGACCTCCGCGTGGACCTCGCGGTGGACGATGCCGTCCGTCTCCAGTTCACGCAGCTGAGCGGCGAGCACCTTCTCGGAGACGCCGGGGACGAGCCTGCGCAGTTCACCGAAACGGCGTCGCGGGCTCCGCTCCAGCTCCCACAGGAGCGAAACCTTCCATTTGCCGTCGATCACCGACATCGCCGCGGCGATCCCGCAGTGATCGGCACCGGGCCTTCGTGTCACCGCCATCGCGCACCCCTCCCCACCTGTTCGCTCACCTTGGGGTAACCACCCACTCCAAAGTGCGTACTTGAGCGCTTCACAGCCTGCCAGCAGGCTAAACGCCATGACTGACAACACACCTCAGCACTCGCTCACCCTGCTCGGACTCGGCGACATGGGCACCGCCCTCGCCCGCACCTGGCTCGCCGCCGGCCACCGGCTCACCGTCTGGAACCGCACCGCCGCCAAGGCCGGGGCGCTGGCCGCCGAAGGGGCCCTCGTCGCCGCGAGCGCCGCCGAGGCCGTCGCCGCGAACGGGCTCGTCGTGGTCTGCCTGCTGGACGACCCCTCCGTCGGCTCCGCCCTGGACGGCATCGACCTGACCGGCAAGGACGTGGTGAACCTGACCACGGGCACCCCGGCCGAGGGCCGGGCGCGGGCCGCCTGGGCCGAGGAGCGCGGGGCCCGGTTCATGGACGGCGGGATCATGGCCACGCCGACGATGATCGGCGTCCCCGAGGCCGGCGGGTACGTCTTCTACAGCGGCTCGCGCGCGCTCTTCGATGCCCACCGGGCCGTCCTGGAGGTCCCGGCCGGGGCCCGCTTCGTCGGCGAGAACCCCGGGCACGCCGCCCTGCACGACGTGGCGCTGCTCAGCGCGATGTGGGGGATGTTCGCCGGTATCTCGCAGGCCTATGCGCTGACCGAGGGCGAGGACATCGCCCCGAAGGACCTGGCTCCGCTGCTGTCCGAGTGGCTCGGCGCGATGGGCTTCTTCGTCGGCAACGCCGCCGAGCGACTGACCTCGCGCGACTTCACCTCGGGGGTGGTGTCCAACCTTGCGATGCAGGTCGCGGGCAGCGCCACCATGCTGCGCACGGCGGAGGAGCAAGGCGTCAGCACCGAGCTGATCTCCCCGTACGTGGACCTGCTGCGGCGCCGGCTGGCCGCGGACCCGGCCGCGCACGGCGGGGAGGACACGACGGGGGCCATCCTGCTGCTGAAGCGGTAGCCGGGCCGGGCCCCGGGCCGCGACCCGGCGGTTACGAGTACGCGGGCGGCGGCGGTCCGAACCCCGCGGGGGTGGTTTCGGCAGCCGGAGTCTCGTCGGTCCGCAGGAGGTCCCGCGCCATCAGCGTGGCCCCGGCGACCGCGCCCGGCATCAGGAACACGGCGACCAGCGGTACCAGGAACGACAGCACCAGCGGCACCCCGAAGCCGAGCACCAGCATCCGCCGCGACCGCAGCAGCTCCAGCCGCCGGGGCAGGTCCACCTTGCGCCGTTGCAGGGCCACGGCGGTGAGCTCCTGGGTCAGGAAGTACCCGGAGACGCAGAACCCGAGCGCCGGGACCACGGTCTGCCCGATCACCGGGATGAAACCGAGGGCGAAGAGCAGGATCCCGTAGAGCAGCACCCGCGCGAGCACCTTCACGCTGTCGCGGGCCGAGATCCACAGCTCCCGCCAGAGCGGCAGCCCGGACTGCGGGACCTCGCCGCCCTCGGCGCGGTCGACCTGCTCCGAGAGGGACTCGTAGAAGGGCTGGCCGATCAGCAGGGTCACGGCGGTGAAGGTGATCACCGCGAGGAAGAGACCGAGGCTGAAGACCAGCGCGGTCAGGAAGCCGCGGAAGAGCCCGAGCCACGGCCTGGACCAGTCGTCGGCGAAGGGGGAGGCCCAGGCGCTCAGGTCGTCGGCCCCGTAGCCGAGCCCGATCAGCGCGCCGGCGTAGAGGACCAGCGAGACGAGCCCGGGCAGCAGCCCGAACCCGAGCCACCGGCCGTGCCGGAACACCCATCGCTGTCCGGCCAGCAGATACCGGAAGCCCCCCGCAAGATCGCGCATGCGGCCAGTTTAAGGCTGCGGTGCACGGCGAAGGCCGCACCCCTGCCGGAGTGCGGCCTTCGCCGAGCGGTGCCGGATCAGACGGCGAGCTCGACGGTGATGTTGCCGCGGGTCGCCTTGGAGTACGGGCAGACCTCGTGGGCCTTCTCGATGAGGTCCTTGGCGGTGGCGGCGTCCACGTTGGGGATCACGGCGGAGATCTTGACGATCAGGCCGAAGCCCTCGTC
Above is a genomic segment from Streptomyces sp. NBC_01233 containing:
- a CDS encoding winged helix-turn-helix transcriptional regulator → MAVTRRPGADHCGIAAAMSVIDGKWKVSLLWELERSPRRRFGELRRLVPGVSEKVLAAQLRELETDGIVHREVHAEVPPRVEYSLTPLGQSLNAALESLGEWGAKHLLPDSA
- a CDS encoding NAD(P)-dependent oxidoreductase — its product is MTDNTPQHSLTLLGLGDMGTALARTWLAAGHRLTVWNRTAAKAGALAAEGALVAASAAEAVAANGLVVVCLLDDPSVGSALDGIDLTGKDVVNLTTGTPAEGRARAAWAEERGARFMDGGIMATPTMIGVPEAGGYVFYSGSRALFDAHRAVLEVPAGARFVGENPGHAALHDVALLSAMWGMFAGISQAYALTEGEDIAPKDLAPLLSEWLGAMGFFVGNAAERLTSRDFTSGVVSNLAMQVAGSATMLRTAEEQGVSTELISPYVDLLRRRLAADPAAHGGEDTTGAILLLKR
- a CDS encoding EI24 domain-containing protein — translated: MRDLAGGFRYLLAGQRWVFRHGRWLGFGLLPGLVSLVLYAGALIGLGYGADDLSAWASPFADDWSRPWLGLFRGFLTALVFSLGLFLAVITFTAVTLLIGQPFYESLSEQVDRAEGGEVPQSGLPLWRELWISARDSVKVLARVLLYGILLFALGFIPVIGQTVVPALGFCVSGYFLTQELTAVALQRRKVDLPRRLELLRSRRMLVLGFGVPLVLSFLVPLVAVFLMPGAVAGATLMARDLLRTDETPAAETTPAGFGPPPPAYS